One window from the genome of Trabulsiella odontotermitis encodes:
- a CDS encoding SDR family oxidoreductase, producing the protein MSIESLNAFSMDFFSLKGKTAIVTGGNSGLGQAFAMALAKAGANLFIPSFIEDNGETKELIEQQGVEVAFMQVDITAKGAPQEIIQACCARFGTVDILVNNAGICKLNKVLEFGRADWDPMIDVNLTAAFELSYEAAKVMIPQNHGKIINICSLFSYLGGQWSPAYSATKHALAGFTKAYCDELGQYNIQVNGIAPGYYATDITLATRSNPETNKRVLDHIPANRWGDTQDLMGAMVYLASRASDYVNGHLLVVDGGYLVR; encoded by the coding sequence ATGTCAATCGAGTCTCTCAACGCATTTTCAATGGATTTTTTCTCCCTGAAAGGTAAGACCGCTATCGTTACCGGCGGCAACAGCGGGCTGGGTCAGGCGTTTGCGATGGCGCTGGCGAAGGCCGGAGCAAATTTGTTTATCCCGAGCTTCATCGAGGATAACGGCGAAACGAAAGAACTTATCGAGCAACAGGGCGTAGAAGTCGCGTTTATGCAGGTGGATATCACTGCCAAAGGCGCACCGCAAGAGATTATCCAGGCCTGCTGCGCGCGTTTTGGTACCGTGGATATTCTGGTCAACAACGCGGGGATCTGTAAGCTCAACAAGGTACTGGAATTTGGTCGTGCTGACTGGGATCCGATGATCGACGTTAACCTGACGGCGGCGTTTGAGCTCAGTTATGAAGCCGCAAAAGTGATGATCCCGCAAAATCACGGCAAGATAATTAATATTTGCTCGCTATTTTCGTATCTCGGCGGGCAATGGTCACCGGCATATTCGGCAACAAAACATGCGCTTGCCGGGTTTACTAAAGCGTATTGCGATGAATTAGGGCAATACAATATTCAGGTTAATGGCATCGCGCCAGGGTATTACGCAACGGATATTACACTTGCCACCCGCAGTAATCCCGAAACCAATAAACGCGTACTCGACCATATTCCTGCTAATCGTTGGGGTGATACCCAGGATTTAATGGGGGCAATGGTCTATTTAGCCAGTCGGGCGTCTGATTATGTTAATGGACATTTATTAGTCGTCGATGGGGGATATCTGGTGCGTTAA
- a CDS encoding FAD-binding oxidoreductase, producing MPLSRDAIVEQVKEIVGPGQVITDETVLKKNSIDRFRKYADIHGVYTLPIPAAVVKLGSTEETSRVLAFMNQHKINGVPRTGASATEGGLETAVENSLVLDGAGMNKILNIDIENMQATAQCGVPLEVLENALRAKGYTTGHSPQSKPLAQMGGLVATRSIGQFSTLYGAIEDMVVGLEAVLPDGTITRIKNVPRRAAGPDIRHIIIGNEGALCYITEVTVKIFKYMPENNLFYGYVLDEMKTGFNILRDVMVEGYRPSIARLYDAEDGTQHFTHFADGKCVLIFMAEGNPRIAKATGEGIAEIVARYPQCQRVDSRLIENWFNHLNWGPDKVAAERVQILKTGNMGFTTEVSADWANIHKIYESVIQRIRREFAHIDDITMLGGHSSHSYINGTNMYFVYDYNVVDCKPEEEIDKYHNPLNQIIVEETLRFGGSMVHHHGIGKHRVHWSKQEHGSAWALMEGLKRQFDPNGIMNCGTIYPIEK from the coding sequence ATGCCATTATCCCGCGACGCGATTGTAGAGCAGGTCAAAGAGATTGTTGGCCCAGGGCAGGTGATTACCGATGAAACGGTGCTGAAAAAAAACAGTATCGACCGTTTTCGTAAATATGCTGATATCCATGGCGTCTATACGCTGCCGATTCCGGCAGCAGTGGTGAAATTAGGTTCAACCGAAGAGACGTCCCGTGTGCTGGCATTTATGAACCAGCACAAGATTAACGGCGTGCCGCGTACCGGCGCCTCGGCGACGGAAGGAGGGCTGGAAACCGCCGTGGAGAATTCGCTGGTGCTGGATGGCGCGGGCATGAATAAGATCCTGAATATTGATATCGAAAATATGCAGGCGACCGCGCAGTGCGGCGTTCCGCTGGAGGTGCTGGAAAACGCGCTGCGGGCGAAAGGTTACACCACCGGCCATTCGCCGCAGTCGAAACCACTGGCGCAGATGGGCGGCCTGGTGGCGACCCGCAGTATCGGCCAGTTTTCCACCCTATATGGCGCAATTGAGGATATGGTTGTCGGTCTGGAAGCTGTGCTGCCGGATGGCACTATCACTCGCATCAAAAATGTCCCGCGCCGCGCTGCCGGGCCGGACATCCGCCATATCATCATCGGCAATGAAGGCGCGCTGTGTTACATCACCGAAGTCACGGTGAAAATCTTCAAATACATGCCGGAAAACAATCTGTTCTACGGCTATGTACTGGATGAGATGAAAACCGGCTTCAACATCCTGCGCGACGTGATGGTGGAAGGGTATCGCCCGTCGATTGCTCGTTTGTATGATGCAGAAGACGGCACGCAGCACTTCACCCATTTTGCCGACGGAAAATGCGTGCTGATCTTTATGGCGGAAGGGAATCCGCGCATCGCGAAAGCCACTGGCGAGGGTATTGCGGAAATCGTTGCGCGCTACCCGCAGTGCCAGCGTGTGGACAGCCGCCTGATTGAAAACTGGTTTAATCATCTCAACTGGGGGCCGGATAAAGTCGCCGCCGAACGAGTGCAGATCCTCAAAACGGGCAATATGGGGTTCACCACCGAAGTCTCGGCAGACTGGGCGAATATTCACAAGATTTATGAAAGTGTGATCCAGCGGATCCGTCGGGAATTCGCGCACATTGACGATATCACCATGCTGGGCGGTCACTCCTCACACAGTTACATTAACGGCACCAATATGTACTTCGTCTATGACTACAACGTCGTGGACTGTAAGCCGGAGGAGGAGATCGACAAATACCACAATCCGTTGAACCAGATCATTGTGGAAGAAACGCTGCGTTTTGGCGGCTCGATGGTTCACCATCACGGTATTGGCAAACACCGAGTGCACTGGAGTAAGCAGGAGCACGGCAGCGCGTGGGCGCTGATGGAAGGGCTGAAACGTCAGTTTGATCCAAACGGGATCATGAATTGCGGAACGATCTACCCGATTGAAAAATAA